In the Telopea speciosissima isolate NSW1024214 ecotype Mountain lineage chromosome 2, Tspe_v1, whole genome shotgun sequence genome, one interval contains:
- the LOC122649453 gene encoding nematode resistance protein-like HSPRO2, with amino-acid sequence MVDLDWKSKMVSSDVPITSPKLSNKPRISIPSPVRAVDISPASSSSCVSYELYLRLPELSKLWTARDFPNWKNEPLIKPALQALEITFRLISVVQADTRPYANGFEWKRRLESLASNQVELIALLFEDGEETAETRGTAPIIDVCTSNGVLARYGSLVEVWKHPGATPVVNRTSESSLLPPLTTWQKSEDMASKILFSIECAMRRCPFTLGLGEPNLAGKPLLEYDLICKPSDLHSLKKSPSDLDNNENHALFTTHQILESWIRASLELHARIVNRIDSQDFGKAANDCWLLERIWKLFAEIEDLHLLMDPGDFLRLKSQLAIKASSESDAFCFRSKGLIEITRASKDLNQKVPAILSVEVDPKGGPRIQEAAMKLYHGHGEGDSGRIHLLQALQAIESALKRFFFSYRQLIMILMGSLEVKGNRGMVSADSSDALSQIFLEPTYFPSLDAAKTFLGDFLRYDHGLVSANGSNGRVRTTKN; translated from the coding sequence ATGGTCGATCTGGACTGGAAATCGAAGATGGTTTCCTCCGATGTGCCCATCACATCGCCCAAACTATCCAATAAGCCACGAATTTCGATTCCATCTCCGGTTCGAGCGGTCGATATTTCACCTGCTTCGTCATCTTCCTGCGTCTCTTACGAGCTCTACCTTCGTCTTCCAGAGCTCTCGAAACTCTGGACCGCCAGAGACTTTCCCAACTGGAAAAACGAACCGCTTATCAAACCAGCGTTGCAAGCTTTGGAAATAACGTTTCGGCTTATATCGGTGGTCCAGGCAGATACACGACCGTACGCGAATGGGTTCGAGTGGAAGCGCCGCCTCGAGTCACTGGCTTCGAATCAGGTTGAACTCATCGCTCTTCTCTTCGAAGATGGGGAAGAGACCGCCGAGACACGTGGAACCGCTCCGATCATTGATGTTTGCACATCCAACGGTGTTTTGGCCAGATATGGGAGTTTGGTTGAGGTGTGGAAGCACCCTGGAGCGACACCTGTTGTGAATCGGACCAGCGAGAGTAGCTTGCTCCCTCCGCTTACCACGTGGCAGAAATCGGAGGACATGGCTTCCAAGATTCTCTTTTCCATCGAGTGCGCGATGCGTAGGTGTCCATTCACTTTGGGTTTGGGCGAACCCAACCTCGCCGGCAAACCTTTACTCGAATACGACCTCATCTGTAAACCGTCCGATCTCCATTCCCTGAAAAAAAGCCCGTCTGATCTGGACAACAACGAGAACCATGCGCTCTTTACAACTCATCAGATATTGGAATCGTGGATCCGCGCGTCTCTGGAGCTTCACGCACGGATCGTTAATAGAATCGATAGCCAAGATTTTGGTAAAGCAGCGAACGATTGCTGGTTATTGGAACGAATCTGGAAGCTCTTCGCAGAGATTGAAGACCTCCACCTTCTAATGGATCCAGGGGATTTTCTCCGTCTGAAGAGTCAACTCGCGATCAAAGCTTCATCGGAATCCGACGCTTTTTGCTTCAGATCTAAGGGATTGATTGAAATCACGAGAGCATCGAAGGATCTGAATCAGAAAGTTCCAGCAATTTTATCCGTGGAGGTGGATCCAAAAGGAGGGCCGAGGATTCAAGAAGCAGCCATGAAGCTTTACCACGGCCACGGAGAAGGAGACTCAGGCAGAATCCATCTGCTTCAGGCTTTACAGGCAATCGAATCGGCTTTGAAGAGGTTCTTCTTTTCGTATCGACAGCTTATCATGATACTGATGGGGAGCTTGGAGGTGAAGGGAAACAGAGGCATGGTGTCTGCTGATTCTAGCGATGCGTTGTCTCAGATCTTCTTGGAACCCACTTACTTTCCGAGTTTGGATGCGGCAAAGACGTTTCTTGGGGATTTCTTGCGTTACGATCATGGACTTGTAAGTGCGAATGGATCGAATGGAAGAGTTCGAACAACAAAAAATTGA